Proteins from one Mugil cephalus isolate CIBA_MC_2020 chromosome 15, CIBA_Mcephalus_1.1, whole genome shotgun sequence genomic window:
- the LOC125021524 gene encoding GTPase IMAP family member 9-like has protein sequence MSKYAVLEPDEPDLRMVLVGKTGSGKSASGNTILGGRSFKAKVCVSGIPLECQKETTLFDGQILAVVDTPGLFDTRLSEDEVKREVGRCISFSAPGPHVFLVVISPIRFTEEEQKTVKIIKEIFGEEAARYTMVLFTHGDDLEADGDSMEDVIKGNKALSDFISECEGRFHVFNNRDKDPSQVKDLLKKINKMVQRNGGRYYTNEMFREAEKAIREEMEKLQEENPNMTPEEARRRAERDNRFIKLFMSATGAAGVAGAAAGIGIGIGIEVAVGATFGLVGGPVGAAVGATVVAVNKKECVIQ, from the exons ATGTCTAAATACGCTGTGCTTG AGCCAGACGAACCAGACCTCAGGATGGTTCTAGTTGGAAAAACTGGATCTGGTAAAAGTGCATCAGGAAACACCATCTTAGGAGGAAGATCTTTTAAAGCaaaggtgtgtgtttctggCATACCTTTAGAGTGTCAGAAAGAAACAACCTTGTTTGATGGTCAGATCCTGGCTGTGGTTGATACTCCAGGTCTGTTTGACACCAGATTATCTGAAGATGAAGTGAAGAGAGAGGTTGGTAGAtgcatctctttctctgctcctgGTCCTCATGTGTTCCTGGTGGTGATCAGTCCAATCAGattcacagaagaagaacagaaaacagtgaaaatcATCAAGGAGATCTTTGGAGAAGAAGCAGCTCGTTACACGATGGTCTTGTTCACTCATGGAGACGATCTGGAGGCAGATGGAGACTCTATGGAAGATGTGATTAAAGGAAACAAAGCTCTCAGTGACTTCATCAGTGAGTGTGAAGGAAGATTTCATGTGTTCAACAACAGAGATAAAGATCCATCTCAGGTCAAAGATCTGCTGAAGAAGATCAACAAAATGGTTcagagaaatggaggaagaTACTACACCAATGAGATGTTCAGAGAAGCTGAGAAAGCCATAagagaagagatggaaaaactacaggaggaaaatccaaacatgACACCTGAAGAAGCAAGAAGACGAGCTGAGAGAGACAACAGGTTCATCAAGCTCTTTATGAGTGCTACTGGAGCTGCTGGAgttgctggagctgctgctggaattGGAATTGGAATTGGAATAGAAGTTGCTGTTGGAGCCACTTTTGGACTCGTTGGGGGTCCAGTTGGAGCTGCAGTGGGGGCTACAGTAGTAGCAGTTAACAAAAAGGAATGTGTTATTCAGTGA